A genomic window from Sanguibacter antarcticus includes:
- a CDS encoding FecCD family ABC transporter permease — MPAAEPWAQAAGADRAPRPSPSPVAVVRAARRERTTRYRVVTTALVAVTVGLVVLTLCVGAFMVSFVDVLRVVGGADIDGATFVVWDLRLPRTVTAVCVGVAFGLSGAIFQTLVRNPLASPDIIGITAGASAAAVVAIMLFGLNPDLAAPFAFGGALVAAAIIYLLAWRGSVSGYRLVLVGIGVAAILNAVVSYALTRGDVIDANEALVWITGSLNASSWGRLPGLVWPLLALLPVVALLARPLRGLQLGDDLAAGIGVRPERSKLALIVVAVALAAIATAAAGPVAFVAFVSAPIARRLAPGSGLALVPSGLVGACVVLAADFAGAQLFGDTRLPVGIITGVIGAPFLLWLLAQSNRTGKG, encoded by the coding sequence GTGCCCGCAGCAGAACCGTGGGCTCAGGCCGCCGGAGCGGACCGCGCACCGAGGCCCAGCCCCAGCCCTGTCGCCGTCGTCCGCGCAGCGCGCCGCGAGCGCACCACCCGCTACCGCGTGGTGACCACGGCCCTCGTGGCCGTCACGGTCGGGCTCGTCGTCCTCACGCTGTGCGTCGGGGCGTTCATGGTGTCCTTCGTCGACGTCCTACGGGTCGTCGGCGGCGCAGACATCGACGGGGCGACCTTCGTCGTGTGGGACCTGCGCCTCCCGCGCACCGTCACGGCGGTGTGCGTCGGGGTCGCGTTCGGGCTCTCCGGAGCGATCTTCCAGACGCTCGTCCGCAACCCGCTCGCGAGCCCCGACATCATCGGTATCACCGCCGGAGCGAGCGCCGCGGCCGTCGTCGCCATCATGCTCTTCGGCCTCAACCCCGACCTCGCAGCACCCTTCGCCTTCGGCGGTGCGCTCGTCGCGGCGGCGATCATCTACCTGCTCGCGTGGCGCGGCTCGGTCTCCGGCTACCGCCTCGTGCTCGTCGGTATCGGTGTCGCGGCCATCCTCAACGCTGTGGTGAGCTACGCGCTGACGCGCGGCGACGTCATCGACGCCAACGAGGCCCTCGTGTGGATCACCGGGTCGCTCAACGCCAGCTCGTGGGGCCGCCTGCCCGGGCTCGTCTGGCCGCTGCTCGCGCTCCTCCCGGTCGTGGCGCTCCTCGCCCGCCCGTTGCGCGGCCTCCAGCTCGGTGACGACCTGGCGGCCGGGATCGGCGTCCGGCCAGAGCGTTCCAAGCTCGCGCTCATCGTCGTGGCCGTCGCTCTTGCCGCCATCGCGACGGCTGCTGCCGGACCTGTCGCCTTCGTCGCGTTCGTGTCCGCTCCCATCGCCCGGAGGCTCGCGCCCGGCTCGGGTCTCGCCCTCGTGCCGTCCGGGCTCGTCGGTGCGTGCGTGGTCCTCGCAGCGGACTTCGCCGGTGCCCAGCTGTTCGGGGACACGCGGCTGCCCGTCGGCATCATCACCGGCGTCATCGGCGCGCCGTTCCTCCTGTGGCTGCTCGCCCAGTCCAACCGCACCGGAAAGGGCTGA
- a CDS encoding ABC transporter ATP-binding protein, with amino-acid sequence MVHHTLAARDLTLGYDAKVVVPDLSVDIPTGQITVIVGANACGKSTLLRGLARLLSPSSGTVLLDGEDIRSRSTKEVARVLGLLPQTPIAPDGITVADLVGRGRYPHQGWFRQWSTEDDEAVAEALEATSTLSLAGRPVDELSGGQRQRVWIAMALAQRTDLLLLDEPTTFLDVNHQIEVLDLLCRLNRTLGRTVVMVLHDLNLSARYADHLIAMKDGQIHSQGTPAEVMTAQGIEEVFGLRCRVIDDPETGTPLMVPIAAPHLIGPGRFGVRTSAV; translated from the coding sequence ATGGTCCACCACACGCTCGCCGCACGGGACCTCACGCTCGGGTACGACGCCAAGGTCGTCGTCCCCGACCTCAGCGTCGACATCCCCACCGGGCAGATCACCGTCATCGTCGGCGCCAACGCGTGCGGCAAGTCGACCCTCTTGCGGGGGCTCGCACGGTTGCTCTCGCCGTCGTCGGGCACCGTGCTGCTCGACGGCGAGGACATCCGTTCACGCTCGACGAAGGAGGTCGCGCGCGTGCTCGGTCTGCTGCCCCAGACGCCGATCGCGCCCGACGGCATCACGGTCGCCGACCTCGTGGGTCGAGGACGGTACCCGCACCAGGGCTGGTTCCGGCAGTGGTCCACCGAGGACGACGAGGCCGTGGCGGAGGCGCTCGAGGCGACCTCGACGCTGAGCCTCGCGGGACGCCCGGTCGACGAGCTCTCCGGCGGGCAGCGCCAGCGCGTGTGGATCGCGATGGCGCTCGCGCAGCGCACGGACCTCCTCCTGCTCGACGAGCCGACGACCTTCCTCGACGTCAACCACCAGATCGAGGTCCTCGACCTCCTGTGCCGGCTCAACCGGACGCTCGGGCGCACCGTCGTCATGGTGCTCCACGACCTCAACCTGTCGGCGCGGTACGCCGACCACCTCATCGCCATGAAGGACGGCCAGATCCACAGTCAGGGCACGCCGGCGGAGGTCATGACCGCCCAGGGGATCGAGGAGGTGTTCGGTCTGCGGTGCCGGGTCATCGACGACCCCGAGACGGGCACACCGCTCATGGTGCCGATCGCGGCCCCGCACCTCATCGGACCAGGTCGCTTCGGGGTCCGGACGAGCGCGGTCTGA
- a CDS encoding FecCD family ABC transporter permease, protein MTQTTTSGQPVATPRGTRPAGPRRATLVAGLLLGLAAGLLVALVSVGVGARQVPLDQAWAALTAYVPGDIAHEAVRSRVPRTVLGLLVGASLGLAGALMQGLTRNPIADPGILGVNAGASMFVVLGIVVLGVTSPAAQVWFAFAGAAVAAVAVYWVASLGRGGPTPVKLALAGACITAALTSVITALLIMNTRAWDTFRFWQVGSVAGRSLDIVGTVLPYLVLGMLVALASGRVLNALSLGDDLARGLGQNVGRARGLAAVGVVLLCGGATAAAGPVAFVGLTVPHVARAITGPDYRWILPYSGLLGAVLVVLADVLGRIVAHPGQLQVGIVTAFIGAPVFIALVRRRKLAEL, encoded by the coding sequence ATGACGCAGACGACCACCAGCGGACAGCCGGTCGCGACCCCTCGGGGCACGCGGCCGGCTGGTCCGCGTCGCGCCACCCTCGTGGCCGGCCTCCTCCTCGGTCTCGCGGCCGGCCTCCTCGTCGCTCTCGTGAGCGTGGGAGTCGGTGCCCGCCAGGTCCCGCTCGACCAGGCCTGGGCCGCGCTCACCGCGTACGTCCCCGGCGACATCGCGCACGAGGCAGTCCGCTCCCGCGTCCCTCGGACGGTCCTCGGCCTCCTCGTCGGGGCGTCCCTCGGCCTCGCCGGCGCCCTCATGCAAGGCCTCACCCGCAACCCCATCGCCGACCCCGGGATCCTTGGCGTCAACGCCGGGGCGTCGATGTTCGTCGTCCTCGGGATCGTCGTCCTCGGCGTGACCTCGCCGGCCGCGCAGGTGTGGTTCGCGTTCGCCGGAGCCGCTGTCGCCGCCGTCGCCGTGTACTGGGTCGCGTCGCTCGGGCGAGGCGGGCCCACCCCCGTGAAGCTCGCGCTCGCCGGAGCGTGCATCACGGCGGCGCTCACCTCCGTCATCACCGCGCTGCTCATCATGAACACGCGCGCCTGGGACACGTTCCGCTTCTGGCAGGTCGGCTCCGTCGCCGGGCGTTCCCTCGACATCGTCGGCACGGTGCTGCCCTACCTCGTCCTCGGGATGCTGGTCGCCCTCGCGAGCGGCCGCGTCCTCAACGCCCTCTCCCTGGGCGACGACCTCGCGCGCGGGCTCGGCCAGAACGTGGGGCGGGCCCGAGGGCTCGCGGCCGTCGGCGTCGTGCTCCTCTGCGGCGGTGCGACGGCGGCAGCCGGCCCGGTCGCGTTCGTCGGCCTCACCGTCCCGCACGTCGCCCGCGCCATCACCGGCCCGGACTATCGGTGGATCCTGCCTTACAGCGGGCTGCTCGGCGCCGTCCTCGTCGTCCTTGCCGACGTCCTCGGCCGGATCGTCGCGCACCCCGGACAGCTCCAGGTCGGCATCGTCACCGCGTTCATCGGGGCGCCCGTGTTCATCGCGCTCGTCCGCCGCAGAAAGCTGGCCGAGCTGTGA
- a CDS encoding GNAT family N-acetyltransferase — MPDAVVETVPWDLAEVDALRREQQVELRGRYGSGEPGPPPTGRGLVAMVLVRVDGEPSACGAVQDITGEHPDLGAGRTGEIKRVFVRVSARRRGLSRLVMAALHEHARDAGLDRLVLETGMLQPEAIALYEACGYSLIDNYGPYATDPVSLCYAYDLT, encoded by the coding sequence GTGCCTGACGCCGTCGTCGAGACCGTGCCGTGGGACCTCGCCGAGGTCGACGCCCTGCGGCGGGAGCAGCAGGTCGAGCTCCGTGGTCGGTACGGTTCCGGCGAGCCCGGACCGCCGCCGACCGGCCGCGGGCTCGTCGCGATGGTCCTCGTCCGGGTCGACGGCGAGCCGAGCGCGTGCGGCGCGGTCCAGGACATCACGGGGGAGCACCCCGACCTCGGGGCGGGACGCACCGGGGAGATCAAGCGCGTCTTCGTCCGTGTCTCTGCTCGGCGCCGCGGCCTGTCCAGGCTCGTCATGGCGGCACTGCACGAGCACGCGCGCGACGCGGGTCTCGACCGGCTCGTCCTCGAGACCGGCATGCTCCAGCCCGAGGCGATCGCACTCTACGAGGCGTGCGGCTACAGCCTGATCGACAACTACGGCCCGTACGCCACGGACCCGGTGTCCCTCTGCTACGCGTACGACCTCACCTGA
- the purS gene encoding phosphoribosylformylglycinamidine synthase subunit PurS, translating into MGRVVVDVMPKPEILDPQGKAVAGALPRLGFTQFSSVRQGKRFELEVDGPVTAEVLAAAREAAEHVLSNPIIEDVVTVFDASDDVAAG; encoded by the coding sequence GTGGGACGCGTAGTCGTCGACGTCATGCCGAAGCCCGAGATCCTTGACCCGCAGGGCAAAGCCGTCGCCGGAGCCTTGCCACGCCTGGGCTTCACGCAGTTCTCCAGCGTCCGCCAGGGCAAGCGCTTCGAGCTCGAGGTCGACGGTCCTGTCACCGCCGAGGTGCTCGCCGCGGCCCGCGAGGCAGCCGAGCACGTGCTGTCCAACCCCATCATCGAAGACGTCGTCACCGTGTTCGACGCGTCCGACGATGTCGCAGCCGGATGA
- the purQ gene encoding phosphoribosylformylglycinamidine synthase subunit PurQ, whose amino-acid sequence MSDTQHLGGARIGVVTFPGTLDDRDAARAVRLAGGIAVPLWHADADLHGVDAVVLPGGFSYGDYLRAGAISRFAPVMETLVDAANGGLPVLGICNGFQILTEAHLLPGSMVKNDGLAFLCTEQTLVVENATTAWTRDYTQGEQITVPLKNQDGQFVADEHTLDELEGEGRVVVRYAGANPNGSRRGIAGITNAAGNVVGLMPHPEHAVESGFGTAAVQGPRAGTDGLKFFTSVLGSLVRA is encoded by the coding sequence ATGAGCGACACCCAGCACCTCGGCGGCGCCCGCATCGGCGTCGTCACGTTCCCCGGGACGCTCGACGACCGTGACGCGGCCCGTGCCGTCCGGCTCGCGGGCGGGATCGCCGTCCCTCTGTGGCACGCCGACGCCGACCTGCACGGCGTCGACGCGGTCGTCCTGCCCGGTGGGTTCTCGTACGGCGACTACCTGCGCGCCGGTGCGATCTCGCGCTTCGCTCCCGTCATGGAGACCCTCGTCGACGCCGCGAACGGCGGGCTGCCCGTCCTCGGCATCTGCAACGGGTTCCAGATCCTCACCGAGGCGCACCTCCTCCCCGGTTCCATGGTGAAGAACGACGGCCTCGCGTTCCTGTGCACCGAGCAGACCCTCGTCGTGGAGAACGCGACGACCGCCTGGACCAGGGACTACACCCAGGGTGAGCAGATCACCGTCCCGCTGAAGAACCAGGACGGCCAGTTCGTCGCCGACGAGCACACCCTCGACGAGCTCGAGGGCGAGGGTCGCGTCGTGGTCCGCTACGCGGGGGCCAACCCCAACGGGTCGCGCCGCGGGATCGCCGGCATCACGAACGCGGCGGGCAACGTCGTCGGCCTCATGCCGCACCCCGAGCACGCCGTCGAGTCCGGTTTCGGGACGGCTGCGGTCCAGGGGCCCCGCGCGGGCACGGACGGTCTGAAGTTCTTCACGTCCGTCCTCGGCTCGCTCGTCCGCGCCTGA